In Methanooceanicella nereidis, a single window of DNA contains:
- a CDS encoding MFS transporter: protein MESVEKSKSISPVYTLAVLAIGVFMAQLDVTIFVPALNSVVSEYKTTFEWVIWTVTIYMLAFTVTMPLAGKISDLYGRKRLYIFGVGLFSIGSLACGLAWDINSLLFFRIIQAIGGGMIFPSALAEIGSSISKEKRGMALGIMMAVNAVAAIIGPNLGGFLVENLGWRYVFYINPPIGILAILLALKFPETYGTEKHKIDIVGAILLAGGLLSFMLGIVRIEKLPLSDVTVYPFFIAAAALAILLVMYEKRTVEPILNIPLLSRGDLLAVNLAALTFGFCFFSVVLYIPSFAQLILGLGIQDSGTILTPLTLSVLVMAVLGGKLMDMYGIKPIILLGAAIMCISLFGLVYFSTSSLILATILLVMGIGVGFCMGSFQNLMMSLVPDSYKGSASGIVNVFMNIGGIIGPTIGSYYLSRGSKKIEELKASMMPGTGGDTPMTMPPSGTGMDQMMLNLVKDCMGEAFSDIFMLTAAVSVLTIILLAYLVIRGRRAVSGDTAGELMEN from the coding sequence GCGTCTTCATGGCTCAGCTCGATGTGACTATATTTGTTCCGGCGCTGAACAGCGTAGTCTCTGAATACAAGACGACCTTTGAATGGGTCATCTGGACCGTCACGATCTATATGCTTGCGTTTACGGTCACCATGCCGCTGGCCGGCAAGATATCCGACCTGTATGGAAGAAAAAGGTTATACATCTTTGGTGTCGGCCTATTCTCTATAGGTTCCCTCGCCTGCGGCCTCGCATGGGATATTAACTCGCTGCTGTTTTTCAGGATAATCCAGGCCATAGGAGGCGGTATGATATTCCCATCCGCGCTTGCGGAAATAGGGAGCAGCATATCAAAAGAGAAGAGAGGCATGGCCCTTGGCATAATGATGGCTGTGAATGCTGTCGCAGCTATAATAGGGCCTAACCTGGGAGGCTTCCTGGTAGAAAACCTGGGCTGGAGATATGTTTTCTACATAAACCCGCCCATCGGCATACTGGCGATCTTGCTGGCATTAAAGTTCCCTGAGACCTATGGGACTGAAAAGCATAAGATAGATATTGTGGGCGCGATCCTGCTTGCAGGAGGCCTGCTGTCGTTCATGCTCGGAATCGTAAGGATCGAGAAACTACCCCTGAGCGACGTTACCGTATACCCGTTCTTTATAGCAGCCGCGGCTCTTGCCATATTACTTGTCATGTATGAGAAACGCACAGTTGAGCCGATACTTAATATACCGCTGCTTTCCAGAGGGGACCTGCTTGCAGTTAACCTGGCAGCACTGACATTCGGCTTCTGTTTCTTCTCAGTGGTCCTATACATACCCTCATTTGCCCAGCTCATACTCGGCCTCGGGATACAGGATAGCGGCACGATACTTACACCGCTTACATTATCCGTGCTGGTGATGGCCGTTTTAGGCGGTAAGCTGATGGACATGTACGGCATCAAGCCGATCATATTGCTGGGAGCCGCCATTATGTGCATATCGTTGTTCGGCCTGGTATATTTCTCCACCAGTTCACTGATACTGGCAACCATACTTCTCGTGATGGGAATAGGCGTGGGCTTCTGTATGGGCTCTTTCCAGAACCTTATGATGTCCCTTGTGCCAGACTCGTACAAAGGCAGCGCAAGCGGCATAGTCAACGTTTTCATGAATATTGGAGGCATCATAGGACCGACGATAGGAAGCTATTACCTGTCAAGAGGCTCTAAAAAGATCGAAGAACTTAAAGCCTCAATGATGCCCGGAACCGGCGGGGATACGCCGATGACGATGCCTCCGTCCGGAACAGGCATGGATCAGATGATGCTTAACCTGGTAAAGGATTGTATGGGAGAAGCCTTCAGCGATATATTCATGCTTACCGCAGCAGTGTCCGTGCTGACGATCATCCTGCTTGCATATCTTGTGATAAGAGGTCGCCGGGCAGTATCCGGGGATACGGCAGGGGAGCTAATGGAAAATTAG
- a CDS encoding fumarylacetoacetate hydrolase family protein translates to MTVIGRFMDNGMIFEGEVVGDKVISRADFREYGLNELKILPPCSPSKVVCVGLNYRDHAEEMKDRIPDEPVLFLKPPSSVIGHGDNIIYPAQSKRIDYEAELAVVIGKKTGHIRADKADDHILGYTCLNDVTARDLQKKDVQWTRAKSFDTFSPIGPFIVTGVDPSSLSIKSRLNGEVKQSSNTKNLIVDVRRLVEFVSGVMTLEAGDVIATGTPSGIGPMEKGDVIEIEIEKVGTLMNLVA, encoded by the coding sequence ATGACAGTGATAGGCAGATTCATGGATAACGGTATGATATTCGAGGGCGAGGTAGTCGGGGACAAAGTGATTTCCCGGGCAGACTTCAGGGAATATGGCCTCAATGAGCTAAAGATACTTCCTCCGTGCAGCCCCTCAAAGGTCGTCTGCGTAGGGCTCAACTACAGGGACCACGCGGAAGAGATGAAGGACAGGATACCCGATGAGCCTGTCCTGTTCCTGAAGCCGCCTTCCAGTGTAATAGGCCACGGGGACAATATCATTTATCCGGCGCAATCTAAGCGTATTGATTATGAGGCCGAGCTTGCTGTCGTGATCGGGAAAAAGACAGGCCATATCCGTGCAGATAAGGCCGATGACCATATACTCGGCTACACTTGCCTTAACGATGTCACGGCCAGGGACTTACAAAAGAAAGATGTGCAGTGGACGCGTGCCAAGAGCTTCGATACCTTCTCGCCGATCGGGCCGTTCATTGTTACGGGCGTAGATCCTTCAAGCCTTTCGATAAAGTCCAGGTTGAACGGCGAGGTAAAGCAAAGCTCGAACACTAAAAATCTCATCGTCGATGTCCGCAGGTTAGTCGAGTTCGTTTCCGGCGTCATGACACTGGAAGCCGGCGACGTAATAGCGACGGGCACCCCGTCCGGCATCGGGCCTATGGAAAAGGGCGATGTCATAGAGATCGAGATCGAGAAAGTGGGCACTCTTATGAACCTGGTGGCATAA
- a CDS encoding dihydroorotate dehydrogenase electron transfer subunit yields the protein MRPISSTITEIIDETPTIKTFRLDVSHWLNGRPGQYVMVWVRGVDEVPMTLSYDNAITVQKVGEATEALFGLNEGDSVGIRGPYGNGWELVGDDILIVSGGVGSAPLAPFAEKAASAGVSVTTVAGYRTKEEVHFDSRFRKSGKTIIATDDGSYGHKGFVTELLKTLDLSSFSQIYCCGPEKMMFRVLGILDDAGVASRSQFSLQRYIKCGLGVCGSCCMDPEGLRVCRDGPVFKGDVLIDSEMGRYTRDASGRRINI from the coding sequence ATGAGGCCTATCAGCTCTACTATCACTGAGATCATTGACGAGACGCCTACGATAAAAACGTTCAGGCTTGACGTGAGCCACTGGCTAAACGGCAGGCCGGGACAGTACGTCATGGTATGGGTAAGGGGCGTCGACGAAGTGCCCATGACGCTTTCATACGATAATGCGATCACTGTCCAGAAGGTTGGCGAAGCCACCGAAGCGCTGTTCGGCCTTAATGAAGGGGACTCGGTCGGCATCAGGGGGCCATACGGCAACGGATGGGAACTTGTGGGCGACGATATACTGATAGTCTCCGGGGGCGTCGGCTCTGCGCCACTCGCACCATTCGCCGAAAAGGCGGCGTCGGCAGGCGTCAGTGTGACGACTGTGGCAGGATACCGTACGAAGGAAGAAGTGCACTTTGACTCCCGGTTCAGAAAGTCCGGAAAGACGATCATAGCCACGGACGACGGCAGCTATGGCCATAAGGGATTCGTCACGGAACTATTAAAGACCCTCGACTTAAGCTCGTTCTCTCAAATATACTGCTGCGGCCCCGAAAAGATGATGTTCAGGGTGCTGGGCATCCTGGATGACGCCGGTGTGGCGTCAAGGTCACAGTTCAGCCTGCAGAGATATATTAAATGCGGCCTGGGGGTCTGCGGAAGCTGCTGCATGGACCCGGAAGGATTAAGGGTATGCAGAGACGGACCGGTCTTTAAAGGGGACGTTTTGATAGATTCTGAGATGGGGCGCTATACCAGAGATGCTAGCGGAAGGAGGATCAACATATGA
- a CDS encoding dihydroorotate dehydrogenase, with protein sequence MKLTTEVGGLTLDNPTILAAGVLGTTGASLKRVARMGAGAVVTKSIGTEPKYGHPNPSMVRLECGYVNAMGLPNPSSKEFLQELNIAKESGVPVIASIFGGTEDEFKAVAEGLPGASAYELNVSCPHAKGYGMQVGTDPELVKKITRIVKNTVDAPVWVKLTPNVTDIRHLGIAAQDGGADAIVAINTLKAMAIDIDTGYPILGNVHGGLSGPAIKPVAVRCVYDLYEALDIPVIGVGGISNWADAVEFMMAGASAVEIGSAVYEDIGVFASVSMGISDYLDRKGMRLKELIGLSHRLVKK encoded by the coding sequence ATGAAACTCACCACTGAAGTAGGCGGTCTCACGCTTGACAACCCGACCATACTGGCCGCGGGCGTGCTCGGCACTACCGGAGCTTCCCTGAAGCGCGTCGCCCGTATGGGTGCCGGTGCCGTTGTCACTAAGTCGATAGGGACGGAGCCAAAGTACGGGCATCCTAACCCGTCTATGGTAAGGCTCGAATGCGGCTATGTCAACGCCATGGGCTTGCCTAACCCGTCGTCTAAGGAATTTTTACAGGAATTAAATATCGCTAAAGAGTCCGGCGTGCCCGTCATAGCAAGCATATTCGGGGGTACCGAGGATGAGTTTAAGGCGGTCGCGGAGGGGCTTCCGGGAGCTTCGGCATACGAGCTCAACGTGAGCTGCCCTCACGCCAAAGGCTACGGGATGCAGGTCGGGACCGACCCGGAGCTTGTAAAGAAGATCACTCGCATCGTAAAAAATACGGTCGACGCGCCAGTTTGGGTAAAACTCACGCCCAACGTCACAGATATAAGGCACCTGGGCATTGCGGCGCAGGACGGGGGCGCTGACGCGATAGTGGCCATAAATACGTTAAAGGCGATGGCGATAGACATCGATACGGGCTATCCGATACTGGGTAACGTCCACGGGGGCCTTTCAGGGCCTGCGATAAAACCAGTGGCTGTCAGGTGTGTCTATGATCTATATGAGGCGCTTGATATCCCCGTTATAGGTGTCGGCGGCATATCTAACTGGGCGGACGCCGTGGAATTCATGATGGCGGGAGCGAGCGCGGTCGAGATCGGCTCCGCCGTTTACGAGGACATCGGGGTGTTCGCTTCGGTGTCGATGGGAATATCCGATTACCTCGATAGAAAAGGAATGCGGCTAAAGGAACTTATAGGGTTGTCACACAGGTTGGTGAAAAAATGA
- a CDS encoding Eco57I restriction-modification methylase domain-containing protein, with translation MPGIEDKASLFYMYDSLYGQLLEAFGGRDGDKGALARTYLDNIIFQRAMDKLGIDVSDMSPDGGEIPSSMATSIHSNISKLLENNGDITGRVCILLDRSASIMHGIKLRDDGAFFTPKPLARYICKAAIGSYILNYSRKAFGKEHRTVDEMLRGLNAGEIDDLIGKIKNIRIIDSSCGTGIFLEAALEELLGLRLKALQCCDNVPDIEYGIISDVIAGNLYGMDIDGYSVGIARKRLILSLAKCAYRKNVPFKTPNINVACGNALLPDGGLKHAGSFDVIAGNPPYMRIKSMFSDVDLQDRAGLKKEMSALISGSGLYRLQEGNLNLYKLFIERNLGLLRDGGSMGLIFPSSFLNEISSQKLRQHIFRENTVEEIVEFPERSRMFGDVNQATVILVCRKEAPGNGNFCIRQGVHFESLNEDRDDRINIGYKELDEMTCGGMEVPLLSCPAAEWDMIKDVRRFPPFKGDGSAPPVGTISVGHVDETIYRSYISSSQEDGIFVKGIHLKEYSVDLSPEGKQPRYVKKTEFMKDKPSAEMVVSKPRIIGRNTQNKACRRRLKFAPLPPGYLCGNSIKQIVVTDKDMNGLYLLALLNSSVLNWYFELFCSQNNIRNYSIEALPIPRASKGVQDIFARVAESIIIAGGKNREFLDRTIMDAMAYELYFLGAGEGGLIKTAGRLIEHYGPEHIPDILSKNKIIKKLADGISAQDRFTIIKKAAYK, from the coding sequence ATGCCCGGGATCGAAGATAAAGCAAGCCTTTTTTATATGTATGATTCTCTTTACGGGCAATTGCTCGAAGCTTTTGGCGGCCGGGACGGCGATAAGGGAGCTCTGGCCCGTACATATCTTGATAATATCATTTTTCAGCGCGCGATGGATAAGCTCGGGATAGATGTCAGCGATATGTCACCGGATGGCGGTGAAATCCCCTCTTCTATGGCCACGTCCATACATTCAAACATAAGTAAGTTGCTGGAAAACAACGGCGATATTACCGGCAGGGTTTGCATTTTACTGGACAGGTCCGCAAGCATTATGCACGGGATAAAGCTGCGGGATGACGGAGCGTTCTTTACGCCGAAACCCCTTGCCAGGTATATTTGTAAAGCCGCTATAGGCTCTTATATCCTGAACTATTCAAGAAAAGCCTTCGGTAAAGAGCATCGCACTGTCGATGAGATGCTGCGGGGACTGAACGCGGGGGAAATAGATGATCTTATCGGGAAGATCAAAAACATCAGGATCATAGATAGTTCGTGCGGCACCGGGATCTTTCTTGAAGCGGCACTAGAAGAGCTTTTAGGGCTAAGGCTAAAAGCGCTTCAATGCTGTGATAATGTGCCGGATATCGAATACGGGATAATATCGGATGTTATCGCCGGTAACCTCTACGGAATGGATATTGACGGTTATTCGGTCGGGATCGCAAGAAAAAGATTGATCTTATCCCTCGCAAAATGCGCGTATAGAAAAAACGTTCCCTTTAAAACACCGAATATCAATGTCGCATGCGGGAATGCCCTTCTGCCGGATGGCGGCTTGAAGCATGCCGGCAGTTTCGATGTCATAGCCGGAAACCCTCCTTACATGCGTATAAAAAGCATGTTTTCAGACGTCGACCTTCAGGACAGGGCGGGACTAAAGAAGGAAATGTCTGCCTTGATCTCGGGCTCCGGACTATACCGGTTACAGGAGGGCAATCTTAACCTGTATAAGCTTTTCATAGAGCGCAATCTCGGGCTTCTTCGCGATGGCGGGAGCATGGGGCTTATATTCCCTTCTTCGTTCTTGAATGAGATATCCTCGCAAAAATTGAGGCAGCACATATTCCGGGAAAACACTGTCGAGGAGATCGTCGAGTTCCCGGAAAGATCCCGGATGTTCGGGGACGTGAACCAGGCGACGGTAATATTAGTTTGCAGGAAGGAAGCACCAGGTAACGGAAATTTTTGCATAAGGCAGGGCGTGCACTTTGAAAGCCTGAACGAAGATCGGGACGATAGGATCAACATAGGTTATAAAGAGCTTGATGAAATGACTTGCGGCGGCATGGAAGTGCCTCTGTTATCATGTCCTGCGGCAGAATGGGACATGATTAAAGATGTCAGGCGATTTCCTCCATTCAAAGGAGACGGCTCAGCCCCTCCGGTGGGGACTATCAGCGTAGGCCATGTGGACGAGACTATATATAGGTCCTATATTTCGAGCTCACAGGAGGACGGCATATTTGTAAAAGGGATACACCTGAAAGAATATTCCGTAGATCTTTCCCCGGAAGGAAAGCAGCCCAGGTACGTGAAGAAGACCGAGTTCATGAAAGATAAGCCCTCTGCGGAAATGGTCGTATCAAAGCCGCGGATCATCGGCAGGAATACGCAAAATAAGGCCTGCAGGAGAAGGCTTAAGTTCGCGCCGCTCCCGCCGGGCTATTTATGCGGAAATTCTATAAAACAGATAGTCGTGACGGATAAGGATATGAACGGGCTATACCTTTTAGCGCTGCTTAACTCCTCTGTCTTGAACTGGTACTTTGAACTTTTCTGCTCCCAGAATAATATCAGGAACTACAGCATAGAGGCACTGCCCATCCCTCGTGCGTCGAAGGGCGTACAGGACATATTCGCCAGGGTCGCAGAAAGCATTATTATCGCCGGCGGAAAGAATAGAGAGTTTTTGGACAGGACGATCATGGACGCGATGGCATATGAACTGTACTTTTTAGGTGCCGGAGAGGGCGGATTGATAAAAACCGCGGGCCGGCTGATCGAACATTACGGGCCTGAACATATCCCTGATATACTGTCAAAGAACAAGATCATCAAAAAATTAGCGGACGGCATATCCGCACAGGACCGTTTCACGATCATCAAAAAAGCGGCATATAAGTGA
- a CDS encoding beta-ribofuranosylaminobenzene 5'-phosphate synthase, which yields MIRIKTPSRIHLTLIDLNGSIGRVDGGAGITLEEPSIEITAEKSDKVEVNGDPQLTERMKKACEVVCPGEGISINIIRSYWNHIGLGSGTQAALAAGTAMAKLYGLNISARDIAFLIGRGGTSGIGIGAFETGGFILDGGHRMNSKKAFLPSSFSKGVPPAPILLRYEFPDWDIVLTIPPAKGAYDVYEKDMFAKLCPIPLNEVEKISHIILMQMLPAIVEKDMDNFGKAVNSIQEIGFKKRELDLQKGARELIDVIRSAGAAGAGMSSFGPAIYAVTDSPGKIESAVKKYNPDCIVIKTKAKNTGCEITYE from the coding sequence ATGATCAGAATTAAAACACCCTCCCGCATACACCTTACACTCATCGACCTTAATGGCTCCATCGGGCGAGTGGATGGCGGAGCAGGCATAACTCTTGAGGAACCATCCATCGAGATCACGGCCGAAAAAAGCGACAAGGTCGAGGTCAATGGAGACCCGCAGCTTACGGAGCGAATGAAAAAGGCCTGCGAAGTCGTATGTCCCGGGGAAGGTATTTCGATCAACATCATAAGGTCTTACTGGAACCACATAGGGCTCGGCTCCGGGACTCAGGCGGCCCTTGCAGCCGGCACTGCCATGGCGAAACTTTACGGCCTGAACATTTCGGCGAGGGATATCGCGTTTTTGATAGGCAGAGGAGGGACTTCCGGGATAGGGATAGGAGCTTTTGAGACAGGCGGCTTCATACTGGACGGAGGCCACCGCATGAACTCTAAAAAAGCATTTTTACCAAGCTCGTTCTCAAAAGGAGTGCCGCCAGCCCCCATACTGCTTAGATACGAGTTTCCCGACTGGGACATTGTGCTCACGATACCTCCGGCAAAGGGAGCCTATGACGTCTATGAAAAGGACATGTTCGCGAAATTATGTCCCATACCCCTGAACGAGGTGGAAAAGATCTCGCATATCATATTGATGCAGATGCTTCCTGCCATCGTGGAGAAAGACATGGATAACTTCGGCAAGGCGGTAAACTCGATACAGGAGATAGGATTTAAAAAGAGAGAGCTGGACCTTCAGAAAGGGGCAAGGGAGCTGATAGACGTCATCAGGTCGGCTGGCGCCGCCGGTGCAGGCATGAGCTCGTTCGGGCCTGCGATCTATGCCGTCACGGATTCGCCCGGTAAGATAGAATCTGCAGTTAAAAAATATAATCCCGATTGTATCGTAATAAAGACAAAGGCAAAAAATACTGGTTGCGAGATAACATACGAGTGA
- a CDS encoding NOP5/NOP56 family protein — translation MKAWFGEFDADNIRKENIRLAGSDPGELARWAGVIGSKDTCTGIDFEEVSIMGGLCGSPTEYKRLMHETAMAVARERISLSLSGKDMYVAQAVKSLDDVNFSYNRLTERLAEWYGIHFPEFKARPQELIKAIMRGTRENSGDESSLTSMGAPMSPDDVAAIQGMASGAQRLFDERKSLEKYITESMEELAPNLSDVLGPLLGARFIARAGSLEKLSRMPASTIQVMGSGEALFKHLREGTPSPKHGLIYQHPLVSGSPKRIRGKVSRMLAAKAAIAARVDNYSGERLNLGQGLKEKVEAMKAKTPRRKK, via the coding sequence ATGAAAGCCTGGTTCGGGGAATTCGACGCTGATAACATTAGAAAGGAAAATATCCGGCTGGCCGGGAGCGATCCGGGAGAGCTTGCGCGATGGGCAGGCGTTATCGGCAGTAAAGACACCTGCACAGGCATTGACTTCGAAGAAGTCTCCATAATGGGAGGCCTCTGCGGATCGCCCACAGAATATAAGAGGCTGATGCATGAGACAGCGATGGCGGTCGCCAGGGAGCGTATCTCGCTAAGCCTCTCCGGTAAGGACATGTATGTTGCCCAGGCCGTCAAATCACTGGACGATGTTAATTTTTCATATAACCGTTTAACAGAAAGGCTTGCAGAATGGTATGGGATCCATTTCCCGGAGTTCAAGGCAAGGCCTCAGGAACTGATAAAGGCCATAATGAGAGGCACCAGGGAAAATTCAGGTGACGAAAGTTCCTTAACTTCTATGGGAGCCCCGATGTCCCCGGACGATGTGGCAGCAATACAGGGAATGGCGTCGGGCGCACAAAGATTGTTCGATGAGAGAAAGTCCCTGGAAAAATATATCACTGAAAGCATGGAAGAGCTTGCGCCGAACTTATCGGACGTGCTGGGACCGCTTCTGGGCGCGAGGTTCATAGCCCGCGCGGGAAGCCTCGAGAAGCTTTCCCGGATGCCGGCAAGCACTATACAGGTTATGGGCTCGGGAGAAGCCCTTTTCAAGCATCTCAGGGAAGGTACGCCGTCGCCAAAGCACGGGCTTATATACCAGCATCCGCTGGTAAGCGGCTCACCTAAAAGGATCAGGGGAAAAGTATCGCGAATGCTCGCCGCAAAGGCAGCCATTGCCGCCAGAGTCGATAATTATTCGGGAGAGCGCCTGAACCTCGGCCAGGGGCTTAAAGAGAAAGTCGAAGCCATGAAAGCAAAGACTCCCCGGAGGAAAAAATAA
- a CDS encoding fibrillarin-like rRNA/tRNA 2'-O-methyltransferase, with protein sequence MPSVRQVKSIRKYMPDNTYIIKTESEELLATSSAFMEEDSIMHGGIIYRPWNPSTSKLASMLLKGMKVPIKSDSKVLYLGAASGTTVSHVADIASDGIVFAAEFAPRPTRDLLQAVRDRINVVPMLADARYPESYPPFIDSVDIIYQDIAQPNQSEIMVSNATKYLRPGGIGVMAIKAKSISISEDVKSILEREVSLLEESFEILEKVSLEPLHHDHLAVMGKFKG encoded by the coding sequence ATGCCGTCAGTCAGGCAGGTAAAGAGTATCCGGAAATACATGCCGGATAATACCTATATCATTAAAACCGAAAGCGAAGAGCTTCTTGCCACGTCCTCGGCATTCATGGAAGAGGATAGCATCATGCACGGCGGTATAATATACAGGCCCTGGAACCCGTCCACGAGCAAGCTCGCCTCTATGCTACTTAAAGGGATGAAAGTCCCCATTAAAAGCGACTCAAAAGTCCTGTACCTGGGGGCGGCGAGCGGTACGACAGTTTCGCATGTCGCCGATATAGCGAGCGACGGTATCGTGTTCGCGGCAGAGTTCGCGCCCAGGCCGACACGCGACCTGTTACAGGCAGTAAGGGACAGGATAAACGTCGTGCCCATGCTCGCCGACGCAAGGTACCCGGAAAGCTATCCGCCATTCATAGACAGCGTGGATATTATCTACCAGGACATCGCACAGCCCAATCAATCTGAGATAATGGTATCAAACGCTACAAAGTATCTTCGTCCCGGCGGTATAGGCGTCATGGCCATAAAGGCAAAAAGTATCAGTATCTCGGAAGACGTAAAAAGTATCCTGGAAAGAGAGGTAAGCTTACTGGAAGAAAGTTTTGAGATACTGGAAAAGGTATCCCTTGAGCCGCTCCATCATGACCACCTGGCTGTGATGGGAAAATTTAAAGGTTAG
- a CDS encoding PqqD family protein: MPLFVTFKGSGMKIPYKKLLLSKPKRDPDIEWDKMNSDVVKLYVPYKKTHVLKVLSKFVDIPDERMFRFNPLGSLVWELCDGTHTVQEIKDIIIKRSKGNEKDIEKRLFKFINKLIKNELVIVELS, encoded by the coding sequence ATGCCGTTATTCGTAACGTTCAAAGGTTCCGGTATGAAGATCCCGTACAAGAAACTTCTTCTATCAAAGCCGAAAAGGGACCCGGATATTGAATGGGACAAAATGAACTCCGACGTCGTAAAACTGTATGTACCCTACAAAAAGACCCATGTATTAAAGGTATTAAGCAAATTCGTTGACATACCTGATGAAAGGATGTTCAGGTTCAACCCGCTCGGGTCTCTGGTATGGGAGCTATGCGACGGGACTCATACGGTGCAGGAGATCAAGGACATAATAATAAAGCGCTCGAAAGGAAATGAAAAAGACATCGAGAAGCGGCTTTTTAAGTTTATAAACAAGCTGATAAAAAATGAGCTTGTGATCGTAGAACTAAGCTAA
- a CDS encoding Sec-independent protein translocase subunit TatA/TatB has product MVDFIQIIFIAVIALLLFGPDKMPEYIRQIGKFYAEVKKAQREFEMEINKDSLISQSSIVPKMPSEKVIEIAKKMGISVEGKTEEQLLNEINRAVTTSREVKEN; this is encoded by the coding sequence ATGGTCGATTTCATCCAGATTATTTTCATCGCCGTGATCGCGCTTCTGCTTTTCGGGCCGGATAAGATGCCCGAATACATACGCCAGATCGGTAAGTTTTACGCTGAAGTCAAGAAGGCACAGCGAGAGTTCGAGATGGAGATCAATAAGGATTCGCTGATATCTCAGAGCTCCATAGTCCCGAAAATGCCGTCTGAAAAGGTCATCGAGATAGCGAAGAAAATGGGAATATCCGTTGAAGGTAAGACCGAAGAGCAATTATTGAACGAGATCAACCGGGCGGTAACAACTTCCCGTGAAGTGAAAGAAAATTGA
- a CDS encoding ABC transporter ATP-binding protein — translation MSEILLEVKDLKKYFPIQGGIFSKTVQNVKAVDGVDLYIKKGETLGLVGESGCGKTTVGRTILRLLEPTGGQILFNNEDIMKYNKKNMLKLRQNMQIVFQDPNSSLNPRMTIKDIIAEPLIINGLVKGEDVENTVTQLLEAVGLNPQHLHRYPHEFSGGQRQRIGIARALALNPKFVVLDEPTSSLDVSVQSQILNKLKDLQKELGLTYLFISHNLIVVKYLSDRVAVMYLGKIVESAKTQELFDKPLHPYTQALLSAIPVPDPNCKRNRIILEGDVPTPINPPSGCRFHTRCKHRMDICSKVEPEMKDTGNEHFVACHLMDKQ, via the coding sequence ATGTCGGAAATACTCCTTGAAGTTAAGGACCTTAAAAAATATTTCCCGATCCAGGGCGGCATATTCTCAAAGACCGTACAGAACGTCAAGGCGGTCGACGGCGTCGATCTTTATATCAAGAAAGGGGAGACGCTGGGCCTTGTAGGCGAGAGCGGCTGCGGCAAGACGACCGTTGGCAGGACAATATTAAGGCTTCTGGAGCCTACCGGCGGGCAGATACTGTTCAACAATGAAGACATAATGAAATATAACAAAAAGAATATGCTGAAGCTCAGGCAGAACATGCAGATCGTCTTCCAGGACCCTAATTCATCGCTGAACCCGAGGATGACCATCAAGGACATCATTGCAGAGCCGCTGATAATTAACGGGCTTGTGAAAGGCGAGGATGTCGAGAACACGGTTACCCAGCTTTTAGAGGCCGTGGGCCTTAACCCTCAGCACCTCCACAGGTATCCGCATGAGTTCAGCGGCGGGCAGAGGCAGAGGATAGGCATCGCAAGGGCGCTTGCGCTGAACCCGAAGTTCGTGGTGCTTGACGAGCCGACATCGTCTTTAGATGTTTCTGTGCAGTCGCAGATCCTTAACAAGCTTAAAGACCTGCAGAAAGAGTTAGGCCTTACGTACCTGTTCATCTCGCACAACCTGATAGTAGTGAAATATCTCAGCGACAGGGTGGCCGTGATGTATCTCGGTAAGATCGTGGAATCCGCAAAGACGCAGGAGCTTTTCGATAAGCCGCTACACCCGTATACCCAGGCGTTACTATCGGCGATACCGGTCCCCGACCCGAACTGTAAGAGGAACCGTATCATACTCGAAGGCGACGTTCCGACACCGATAAACCCGCCTTCAGGCTGCAGGTTCCATACCAGGTGCAAGCACAGGATGGATATTTGCAGCAAGGTCGAGCCCGAGATGAAGGATACCGGCAACGAGCATTTCGTGGCCTGTCATTTAATGGATAAACAGTGA